ATGACGAAGAGCGGAGGCATCTCTCCTTGTACAATTCCCGCCGGAAATTCGATATAGACCTTACGGCCATCGTCATATGCAGCGAGCGGCCGCCAGGGCGGGCTGTCTCCTTCGATGGCGTAGCGCGAGATGCGCTGCGCTGGATCCGGCAGAGCGGGTCGCAAGGGAACTGAACGCACTCGTTCGCGCACAGTTTCCGGATAGTACCATGCAACAGATGGCATGTATGGCCGCTCGCGGGAGCGAAGTTCAATCAGGTAGGTACGCCGATCGGTATTGACGACGAGGTTGGTCTCGACCGATGCGCGGGTCGGCTTGACCAGGATATGGACCCGTCGCGTATCCCCGCTCCCACTTTCGGTATCTCCCACCACCCAACGCACGGTATCGCCGGCGGCGATGGGTCCTGATCCTGTCAGTTGTTCTCCTTCTTCGAGCGCGATATCTGTGATCTGCCCAGGTGCGGCGTACACTTGATAGAGCGCGCCCGGGCTGTAGGCATAGACTTGCGCCGCATTGAAGTAGCCCCGTTTGCGAGGTTCGACCCGAGCTGCGCTGTTCGCCGTCTCGACACGAGACGCCGGTTCGGACTCCTCCTTCACCCCCGACTTGCCGCCGAGAGCCGGTTTCCAGAGCGGCGGAACGTGAAGCGGCCGCGTCTTGTCGTCGAAAGCCACGGGCGGAGGCGGTAACGGCGGAACCTCAGCATCATAGCTGATCTGCGGTGGTATGTAGGTCGCGCAGCCAGTGAGTGCCGACGAACAAAGTATGAGCGCGGACAGAAGAGCTCGCTTCGAGGCCACAAACTCGAACCACGACGAATTCACGATGGGGTTCGCAATGGGACGATTCGAACGAGGATCGGAGAACATCTTGATCACTGACTCAACTCCTTCGACCAGTTGATGGCGCGGACGTAGACGCCAAGAGGATTCTTGCGCAGGCGCTCGGCGTCGCGCGGCGTCTCGATCACGATCGTGAGAATTGCGGTCCACCGCTCGGTCGAGCTCAACGAACCGTTGTCATAGGTGCGCTGGGTCCAGGCAATCCGAAAGCTTTCCAACGATGCGCGAATGACGCTGGAAACTTCCACGGAGATTTGTGCCTTGCCCAGTTTCGCGAAGGGGTCATTGTTGCGCGCATAATCGTTGAGTGCAGCCGCACCGCGATCGGTCGTAAAATCATAGGCCCGGAGCCAATTCTGGCGCAGAACGATGCCATCGGCCGGCAGGCCTCTGACATCCTCGATAAAGCGCGCCAGATGGTAGGCGATCTGCGCGTCGGTCGGTTGATACTCGAAGTTGGCTGGTGCCACCCTCTGGGCCTGGCCAAGATGATCAACTTCGACCACCCAAGGCGTGATCGAGCCTTGATTCGATTGCCAGACAAGACCGGCGGCCAGGCTACCGGACAGCAAAAGGCAGCCGAACGCCATGAGGCGCCAGTTCTTGGCTTGCACGCGCGCCGATCCAATGCGCTCGTCCCAAACCTGAGCTGCCTTCTGATAAGGCGTGACCGGCTCGGGCATGCGCCCGTAGTGAACGGAAGATCGTTTGAACATAGATAATTGCCCCTGAGATGACCGGATTTAAATCGTGCGGTGCGCGGGCTTGAGAAGCCGTAGCCTCGCGGGTGCCGCGTGCGGAAGGCTCGTCTGGATCAGCGTTCTCCTTCGGACAAATCGACGGAAGAGCCGCCACCGCCCTGGTCGCCGGAACGCACCGCGTGGCCGGCCGCTGACGCGCCATGCCGAACGGTCTCGGCACGCTTCATACGGCGCGCCCAGTCGGGCTGTCCTTCGGCCGAAGTGCTCGCAACCTGTTCTCCCGCCTGCGGAGTTCCGCCGAACGCGGTCGCCGCGCGACGCAATGGATTCAAAGCGGCAGAACCAGCAGCCTCCGTGACGCCCGCGAGGCCACCGCTTCGATAGGCGGCGGATGCCCCGCTCAAGATCGCACCGCCGCCGCGCGCGGCGCCTGCCATCGCTCCACCGGCAAGACCGGCACCGCCAGCTGCAAGACCGGCGCCTGCCGCGACAACACCGCCAGCGGCCAAGCCCGTTCCAATCGCAGCTCCGGCACCTAGCTGCGGCCCGCCCGATATCAAACCGTTTGCAATACCAGGACCGAAGATGCCGAGCCCCAGCAAGGAGAGGGCGGCTAATACCAGTGTCATTGCGTCTTCGATGGTCGGCTGTCCGCCGCCGAAGCCTGCCGTGAACTGCGCGAATAGTGTCGATCCGATGCCTACGATGACGGCTAGGACCAAGACCTTGATGCCGGAAGATATGACATTGCCCAGAACTCGCTCGGCGGCGAAGGTCGTCTTGCCAAATAGACCGAAGGGAATGAGTACGAAACCGGCCAGCGTCGTAAGCTTGAACTCGATCAGGGTGACGAAGAGCTGGATCGCCAGAACGAAGAACGCGAGCAGCACCACGATCCACGCAAACAAGAGAACGACGATCTGGACGAAGTTCTCGAAGAAGCTGATGTAACCCATGAGGTTGGAGATCGAGTCGAGCATCGGCCTGCCGGCATCGAGACCGACTTGTGCAATCTTTCCTGGTCGCAGAAAATCAGATGTAGACAGGCTTGCGCCGGACGCTTTCAACCCAAGGCCCGCAAAGCTCTCGAAGACGATGCGCGCCAGGCTGTTCCAGTTGCCAATGAGGTAGGCAAAGACACCCACGAAGAGCGTCTTCTTGACGAGGCGCGCGATGATGTCCTCGTCCGGTCCCCAACTCCAGAACAAAGCGGCAAGTGTGATATCTATGGCAGCAAGAGTTGTCGCAAGGTATCCGACATCGCCGCCCAAGAGGCCAAAACCGTTGTCGATATAACGCGTGAATGTTTCCAGAAACTGATCGATGATTCCGGTACCCGTCATGGCTTGCCCGCCTCAGGCGTCGCCGATTGCGGATATCCTTGGGGGACTCGGCTCTGATCCTTTGGGGTGGAAGTCGAGCCGACCGCATCATCATCGCCGCGAACCACGACACCGTCTTTCCTGCCAAGGAACCGACGCCGGTTTTCGGCCCAAACCTTCCTGCAGTGCTGATATCCCGTCGCTTCCTCCGAATTGAGCTGGCGGCAGCGCGCAAGTTCAGAGCCATTTTCCTCTGTCCTCTGCTCTGTCTTCTGCAGCGCAGGAGACTTGTCTCTTCCACGAAGCTGAAACGTGCACGCAGCAACGAGCAACACGCCGATTGTCGTAAGCAACGACACCGCCTTTAATGTCCTGACATGCGTCATTAGTGGAACATCTGCACGTTGGATGATTGATAGCCGAGGCCTGGTGTCAGGAAGCGGCGAAGCTGTTCGCGTCCCTGATCCTGGGCCGAGGCGCGCTGAGCTGCTTCAAGACTCTGCACCCTGCCCTGTGCCGTCACGACGGCGGTGAGGTCAGCGAATTGTTGCGCATTCAGCGCAAGAAGCTGATTGCCGGCCTG
This portion of the Bradyrhizobium sp. AZCC 2262 genome encodes:
- the trbG gene encoding P-type conjugative transfer protein TrbG, whose translation is MFSDPRSNRPIANPIVNSSWFEFVASKRALLSALILCSSALTGCATYIPPQISYDAEVPPLPPPPVAFDDKTRPLHVPPLWKPALGGKSGVKEESEPASRVETANSAARVEPRKRGYFNAAQVYAYSPGALYQVYAAPGQITDIALEEGEQLTGSGPIAAGDTVRWVVGDTESGSGDTRRVHILVKPTRASVETNLVVNTDRRTYLIELRSRERPYMPSVAWYYPETVRERVRSVPLRPALPDPAQRISRYAIEGDSPPWRPLAAYDDGRKVYIEFPAGIVQGEMPPLFVIGSDGKTELVNYRAYGNVLIVDRLFAAAELRIGGQHQQKVRIVRTDGRPSS
- the trbL gene encoding P-type conjugative transfer protein TrbL, with product MTGTGIIDQFLETFTRYIDNGFGLLGGDVGYLATTLAAIDITLAALFWSWGPDEDIIARLVKKTLFVGVFAYLIGNWNSLARIVFESFAGLGLKASGASLSTSDFLRPGKIAQVGLDAGRPMLDSISNLMGYISFFENFVQIVVLLFAWIVVLLAFFVLAIQLFVTLIEFKLTTLAGFVLIPFGLFGKTTFAAERVLGNVISSGIKVLVLAVIVGIGSTLFAQFTAGFGGGQPTIEDAMTLVLAALSLLGLGIFGPGIANGLISGGPQLGAGAAIGTGLAAGGVVAAGAGLAAGGAGLAGGAMAGAARGGGAILSGASAAYRSGGLAGVTEAAGSAALNPLRRAATAFGGTPQAGEQVASTSAEGQPDWARRMKRAETVRHGASAAGHAVRSGDQGGGGSSVDLSEGER
- the trbK-alt gene encoding putative entry exclusion protein TrbK-alt; translated protein: MTHVRTLKAVSLLTTIGVLLVAACTFQLRGRDKSPALQKTEQRTEENGSELARCRQLNSEEATGYQHCRKVWAENRRRFLGRKDGVVVRGDDDAVGSTSTPKDQSRVPQGYPQSATPEAGKP
- the trbF gene encoding conjugal transfer protein TrbF, producing the protein MFKRSSVHYGRMPEPVTPYQKAAQVWDERIGSARVQAKNWRLMAFGCLLLSGSLAAGLVWQSNQGSITPWVVEVDHLGQAQRVAPANFEYQPTDAQIAYHLARFIEDVRGLPADGIVLRQNWLRAYDFTTDRGAAALNDYARNNDPFAKLGKAQISVEVSSVIRASLESFRIAWTQRTYDNGSLSSTERWTAILTIVIETPRDAERLRKNPLGVYVRAINWSKELSQ